Genomic window (Thermanaeromonas sp. C210):
CGGATATGGTGGCCCCCTCCGACATGATGGACGGCCGGGTGGCCGCCATCCGCAAAAAGTTGGACGCCCACGGTTTTACCGAAACGCCCATTTTGTCCTATGCGGCCAAGTACGCCTCTGCCTTCTACGGTCCTTTCCGGGAGGCGGCGGGTTCGGCTCCCCAATTCGGCGACCGGCGCAGCTACCAAATGGATCCGGCCAACGGCCGGGAGGCCTTGCGGGAGGTCGCCCAGGACCTGGAGGAGGGAGCGGACATCATCATGGTTAAGCCCGCCCTCTCCTACCTGGATGTAATCCGGCAGGTCAGGAATCACTTTAACTGTCCGCTGGCTGCCTACAACGTCAGTGGGGAGTATGCCATGATCAAGGCGGCTGCCCTCCATGGATGGATTTCGGAGAGGGAAGTAGTCATGGAAGTATTGACTTCTATCAAGAGGGCCGGGGCCGACCTCATCATTACTTACTTTGCCAAGGACGTGGCCGGGTGGTTAAAGACATGTTAATCTCCTGGAATACAACAAATCAGTGCAACCTTTATTGCGATCACTGTTACCGCGATGCCGGGGCCAGGGCGGCAGAAGAATTGAACACCGACGAAGCCAAGGAGCTAATCGACGGGGCGGTACGGGCCGGTTTTCGCATTTTCATCTTCAGCGGTGGGGAACCCCTCCTGCGCCCGGATCTCCTAGAGCTGGTGACCTATGCCACTTCCCAAGGTCTCAGGGTAGTCCTGGGAACCAACGGGACCCTTTTGACCCCAGACCTGGCCCGGGAATTGCGCCGGGCCGGAGCCCGTGCTGTGGGGATTTCCCTGGACAGCTGTAAACCCGAAAAGCACGATAAGTTGCGCCACAAGACGGGGGCCTGGCAGGCAGCTTTGGACGGCATGGAGGCCTGCCGGTCGGCGGGCCTGCCTTTTCAAGTCCATACCACGGTTTTCGATTGGAACCGCGAGGAATTGGAGGAGTTGACGGACCTCGCCGTATCCCTGGGAGCCAAGGGTCACCATTTCTTCTTTTTAGTGCCCACCGGCCGGGCAGCCTCCCTGGAGGAAGAGGCCTTAAGGGCCGAGGAATACGAGGAAACCATCAGGACTGTACTGTGGAAACAACAACAGGTAAACATTGAGCTCAAACCCACGTGTGCTCCCCAGTTTATGCGCCTGGCCCGGGAAATGGGGTTGAGCCTGCCCTACAGCCGGGGATGCTTGGCCGGCATAGCTTACTGCCTTGTGGGACCCCGGGGCCACCTCCAGCCCTGTGCCTACTTAAATTTAGAAATCGGCAACGTGCGGGAGATTCCCCTGGATAGGTTATGGCAAGAAAGTGAGGTGCTTAAAAAGCTCCGGGGGCAAGACTACGGGGGCGTTTGCGGCCGCTGTCGCTACCGCACCCTTTGCGGCGGCTGCCGGGCCCGGGCCTACTGTTTTTCCGGCGACTACATGGCCGCCGATCCCTGGTGCCGCTACTACTGGGGAAAGGAGGAACGCGTTGGATAACCTGGACCGCCAACTTCTGAACCTAATCCAGCAGGATTTTCCCCTTACCGGTCGACCCTACCTGGAGATAGGTCGCCGCCTGAACTTGAGCGAAGGCGAAGTAATAAAACGGCTGAAAAAACTAAAAAAGGCGGGTATCGTCCGCCGGATCGGAGCCGTCTTTGACCTGCGGCGGCTGGGATATGTGAGCACCCTTTGTGCTCTTAAGGTGCCGCCTGAGCGCTTGGTAGAGGTGGCCGAAGTGGTCAATTCTTTTCCCGGCGTTACCCACAATTATCTCCGGGAACATGAATATAGCATGTGGTTTACCTTAATCGGGCCCAGCCGTCAAGACCTGGAGAGGACCATGGAGGAAATAAAAAGGCGAACGGGGTTGACGGAACTTCTGGAACTTCCGGCCGAGCGCTCCTTTAAAATAAGGGTTAATTTTAACCTGGAGGTCGGGGCGGACAATGGAAGGGCCGTTCTCTGAACTGGAGAAGAATATCGTGCGCTTTTTCCAGGGCGACATTCCCTTAGAACCCCGTCCCTTTGAAAGGGCGGCGCGGGAGTTGGGGATCAGTGAAGATGAAGTCCTTGATTATCTCCGGCGCTGGCAAAGGGAAGGGATTATACGGCGCTTCGGCGCCGCCCTCCGCCACCGGGAAGCGGGCATTGAGGCCAATGCCATGATCGTGTGGCAGGTTCCTTCGGAACAAATTCAAGCTGCCGGGAGCCGGCTGGCCTCCTTTCCGGAAGTGACCCACTGCTACCAGCGGAGAACCGCTCCGGGGTGGCCTTACAACCTCTTCGCCATGGTCCACGGGGCTACCCGGAAAGAGTGCGAGGCCCTGGCCCGCAGACTGGCGGCGGCTATTGACAACTACAATTACCGGATCCTTTTCAGCACGGCCGAGCTCAAAAAGGAAAGTATGCGTTATTTCTCGGACTAGGGTGCTTCCCAGGAAAATAAGATTAAGGTCTTCCCGCCGGTGGGGCAGGGAAGGGCTTCGGAAGCATTCCGGAGAAGGGGGTAAATGACAGTGTATAAGGAGTGGCCGCGTTCCAGCCGGGCCTACGCCGAGGCCGTGAAGGTAATGCCCGGAGGCGTGAACAGTCCGGTACGGGCCTTTAAGGCAGTAGGCATGGACCCGCCCTTTATAAGTCGCGGGGCAGGTTCGAAGATCTACGACATTGACGGTCACGAATATATCGATTTTGTAGGATCATGGGGTCCCCTGATCCTGGGCCACCGGCACCCGGAAGTCACGGCGGCCCTGGAGAAAACCCTCAAGGAAATGGGCACGAGTTTTGGTGCCCCTACGGAATTAGAAACGGAGCTGGCCCGCGCAATCACGGAAGCCGTTCCCTCCGTCGAGATGGTGCGCCTGGTGAATTCGGGCACCGAGGCCGTTATGAGTGCTATAAGGCTGGCCCGGGCTTTCACCGGAAGGGAGAAAATTATAAAGTTCGCCGGGTGCTACCACGGCCACGCCGATTATCTCCTCATCAAGGCGGGCTCCGGCGCCCTTACCTTCGGGGTACCTACCAGCCCCGGCGTACCAAAGGGTACGGCGGAAAATTCCCTGGTGGCTCGCTACAACGATCTGGACAGCGTCAAGGAGATTTTCCGCCACGTGGGGGAAGAAATCGCAGCGGTGATAGTAGAACCGGTGGCCGGGAATATGGGTTGCGTCCCCCCCAGACCAGGTTTCCTGGCCGGTCTGCGTGAGCTGACTAAGAAGTACGGGGCCCTGCTTATTTTTGACGAGGTCATGACCGGCTTCCGCGTGGCTTACGGCGGTGCGCAGGAGCTTTACGGCGTGCGTCCAGACCTTACCTGCCTAGGTAAAGTAATTGGCGGCGGGCTGCCGGTTGGAGCCTATGGAGGTCCCAAGGAAATAATGGAGCGGGTGGCTCCGGCCGGGCCCGTCTATCAGGCCGGCACCCTTTCAGGCAACCCCCTGGCGGTAGCCGCCGGGCTGGCGACCCTTAAGATTTTGGGACGCGGGGGAGCGTACGAAGCTTTGGAAAACAAGGCCAGATTTTTGGAAGAAGGCTTTCGGGAGGCCTTAGAGGAAGCAGGAGTGGTAGCGACCATCAATCGCGTGGGGAGCATGTTTACCGTTTTCTTTACTTCCGGAGAGGTGTACGATTACGAAACCGCCCTTTCCTCGGATACCGGCTCCTTTGCCCGGTATTTTCGCTCTATGTTGGAACAAGGTATATACTTGCCCCCCTCCCAGTTTGAGGCCGCTTTCGTATCCCTGGCCCATACCAGGGAGGACCTGGAAAAAACCATTGAAGCAGCCAAGGGCGCCTTTAAAGCCCTGCACCGGGCGGGATAATGGAGGAGCTTCTGCGGGGCCGGGTTACCTCTGCAATCTGTTTCCCGTTGAGAAGGTCGCGGCATCCCTTTTTAGCGCTTAAGGTGCCGGTAAACCTAGGAAAACGGGCCTGGCGGCGCACCTCCAGTTCCTTTAGCAGGAATCTCCCCTTCAAGGGAGAATTCTCAAAAAGTGTCGGTTTCAGGAGGTGCGGCAGCCTTGGAGGAGACAATCTTTGCCCTTGATGTCGGAACCCGGAAAGTAGCCGGCGTCATCCTGGCCCGGGAAAAGTCGAAACTGCGCCTCCGCGCCGCAGTTATCCAAGAACACAAAGAGCGGGCCATGGTAGACGGCCAGATCCACAATGTTCCGCTGGTGGCCGATGTTATACAACAAGTAAAGGAAAAACTCGAACGGAAAATCCGTTCTCCCTTGACGAAGGTAGCCGTGGCGGCCGCAGGCCGCGCCCTCATTACGCAGCAAGCCGCGGCGGAAAGGGAGGTTGACGTTGGAGAAGAAATAAGCGGTGAGGTAGTTCTGGCCCTGGAGGCCGACGCCGTTCAAGAGGCAGAGCAGCTTATTCTGAACCGTAAGGACGCCGCCGGTGATTATCACTGCGTCGGATACAGTGTAATTAATTATACTCTGGACAACAGTCCCATAGGCCATCTGGTAGGCCAGCGGGGTCACCGAATAGGAGTGGAAGTCATTGCTACCTTTCTGCCCCGGGTGGTGGTGGATTCCCTGGTTTCCGCCCTCCTGCGGGCGGGGTTGGAGATGACGTCCCTTACTTTAGAGCCCATTGCCGCGGCGGCCTTGGCCGTGCCTCCTGCTATGCGGGGGCTGAACATTGCCCTCGTCGACGTGGGTGCCGGCACTTCGGACATTGCCCTCGCGCGGGAGGGAAGTATTTCCGGTTACGCCATGGTGCCGGCGGCCGGGGATGAAATTACCGAGTACCTGGCCGACAAGCTGCTGTTAGATTTTAATACAGCCGAGGGAGTAAAAAGACAGCTGAACGAAAGGGAACGGGTCACCTTTACGGACATCGTGGGAAACAGGAGAGAATTGCCTTCTCACGAGGTTGTCGACCTCCTGACGCCGGCGGTCATCGAACTCACCCGTCAGATTGCGGAGCAAATTTTGCTTCTTAACGGGAAAGCGCCCCAGGCCGTCTTGCTAATTGGAGGGGGCAGCCTGACCCCGGGCCTTCCCCGTGCTTTAGCCCGTCAACTAGAACTGCCGGAGGATAGGGTAGCCGTTAGGAGCCGGGAAGTGGTAACCGACATCAGCGGTTCGCCCGGCTTTAGGGGTCCCCAGGCCATTACACCCCTGGGGATTGCCCTCACCGCCCTGCGGCGGGAGGGTCTTACCCTGTCCCAAGTACAGGTTAACGGTCGACCGGTCCAGCTCCTGGGTCACCGTAGGCTCACCGTCGCCCAGGCCTTGCTGGCCGCGGGCATACCGGTACGCCGCCTCTACGGCCGCCCCGGGCGGGGCATAGGAGTAGAGGTGAACGGCCGCCTGCATTTTATTAGGGGAGAGCCGGGTAGACCGGGACGGATTATCCTCAACGGGCAGCCTGTCTCCCTGGACCACCAGGTCAAAGGTGGTGATGTACTGCAGTTTATCCCGGGAGAGAACGGCGCCGATGCCCGGGCTAAAGTGGGGGACTTAGTTCCGGAGACTTCGGTTAAGGAGATAACCTTCAATGGACGCAGAATTATCCTCGAGCCGGTTATCCTAATGAACGGGAACGCGGTTTCCCGGGATGCGGAAGTTCCCGATCAGGCCAAGATAGAATATAACTCCCTGGAAACCGTGGCGGACGTGTTGCGCCATTTAGGGGAAAGCGATGACCGGCCGGTATTTTTGAACGGCCAGCGGGTCCAGCGGGAGGCCAGAGTAAAAACAGGCGATGTGCTGGAAACGGGCGCCAAGGCCACCTACCGCACGATAAAGATTAAGTTGAACGGTAAGGAGGTTGAACTCCCGCTAGGGACCAGCCAGGCCATTTTTGCCGACTTGTTTACTTATCTAGATATAGGGTCCACTCCGCCAGCGGGGAAGAAAACCCTCCGCATGGAGATAAACAACCGCCCGGCCGAGTTCACTTCGCCTTTAGAGGACGGCGATGAGATAATCCTGGAATGGATTTAAGCAGGCCAGGGGCCGCGACCCGAATAAGCCTGCTCCAAATTAGTCCAAAAGAAGAAAGGCCCTTTCGGGCCTTTCTTCTTTGGTGCGGCAGAAGGGATTTGAACCCCCACGGTCGCAGTGACCACTAGACCCTGAATCTAGCGCGTCTGCCAGTTCCGCCACTGCCGCATGCGCAAGTTTATTCTATCATCCTATTCCCGTATCTGTCAAGGGGGATAAAGTCCGAGGCATCTGCGTTGTGGCCGATTTTTTAGAAGGCCTTGACATAATCTTACAGAAGCAACCCTATAATTAATAGGGTAGGCGCCTCAGGAATATAAAAAGCCTTAAGGAGATGGCAAGCGTTGGTAAAATAACCCCAAAAAGGGTATATTACTTCTTCTACCACCCTTTATGGTAGTATCTACCACTTAATTTAGGCTGCCTTTACTAAACTGCGTAGGTTTTCTCCTTTCTTTTCTCGTATCCTCCCTAGCGCCATGGCCAGCATCACCGCTAACGCTAGAGCGCATGTTAAACTCATCTTCTTTAATCCTCGAATAAAGTGTTGCTCAAAACCAAAACTCTGGTCTAATCGGCTGTTTACTCGCTCCACCGCTGTACGCTTCTTGTAAAGTTCCTCCCAGCGGTAGCTGGAACGTGCTAGCGGCGTGAACACCCTCCGGTCTTCCTTAAGGGGTATCCGAATACTGCTCTTAACCGGACATTTATCTATTCCCTTGCATCTTAACCCATAATGCCTGGCCGGACAGCGGTATTTTAATGTTTCCCGGTCCTTCTCAAATCCTCCATAGGCCATCTCCCTCTTTATCCCCGTCTCCGGACAGTAACAGTATACTTTCCCCTTATAGTCGTATACTACGCTCTCCTGCCCCGCTATTAGTTTAGTTTCTTCCCCGTCTTTCCATTGGTTCCTTATGTCTATGACCGGCTTTATTTGATACTCTTCCCATAGCTCGATGATTAGTTCTGTGGAGTCGTAGGCCTTGTCTGCTGTAAGATATTTAATCCTTTCAAAGGTCCCCGGTGCCTTCTCTTTTACCCTCTCCAGAAGCTTGGGCGCCTCTTTTACTTCGCTCGCCGACGCCTTGGTAACTTTAAACCCTAGAGGCAGTTCGTATAGGGCATCTACTATTAGGTGCAGCCGAAATCCAAACCATTTCACTACTTTTTCCCACTGGCTGCCGTCTTCCCTCTTACCCCGGTAAACCTTACACCCCCAGTCTGCATCTTGTTCCCGCCGACCGTCAGGTCTAAGCTCCCCCACTTTTTCCTTCTTCCTCCCACGACTTAAGCTCGCCAAGGCTTTGCCGTCTATGGCCGCTACTTCTCCAAAACCCGGTAGTTCCTCCCTTAGCTCCTCTACCAGCCGGTAAAATATTTCTTCGACCTTCTCTTCTTTCTTAAGCAGTTTCCCCAAAAACCGGCTGTATACCCATGACGGCGGTACGGCTTTTTCTCCCTTCGTTAGGTCAAATCCGCATAGCTCTCGTAATTGGGCATTACGCCAAAGTTCCCGCCTTAAACTTTCTATCGAAGGATGTTGGTATACTATCCCTGCCAGTACAGAGTTCCATACGGCCCTTATGGGATAGTCATCCCGCCCATTCGCCCGTTCCTTCTCCAGTTCCACCATCAATTCTTCGTCCGGCATGTATTCAAGTACTAGCCTAAGTCGTTCGAGCTCCCCTAAATTTTCGATTTCCCTCCACCCAAAAAGCCTCTGTTGTGGTATAATAGCCATGGATGACCCTCCTTTGTTTGGTTGGTTTGGTCTTACTTAACAGATTCGCTCTGAAGGAGGGTCATCCTCTTTTTTGGGGTCAATTTTTTAATTCCTTAAACCCAATCCCCCTCAACCCCAACCAAATTCATGCCTTTCCCGGGGTAAAATTTTTTCCCCAATCCCTTCATACCTTCACCTTTCTTATTTCCGCGTCAGCGCAAATGGCTCAGTCCTGGCGGGGGGGGCAAAACGTGGGTATAATAATTGCCTTTACTCTGTATGATTTTTCCACCCTAGAGGAGGATTCTGGCAGCAGATGTCGAATTATGGCACAAAGGGGGCAGGAGCCGTATGGCGGCCCCGAGGGGAAGGCGTACGCCGCTCGTCAAGGTGAATAGGGGAAACAGGATCCCGCTAAGGGCAAAGCCGTCGAAAGGCGGGGGCGCAAAGCTGCGGGCCTAAGGCCTTATGGGCTAGGGCAGCCGGGCTGCCGGGAGACGACAGGGTTAGTTGCAATATATCGTATGGTACAGCTCTAGGGCCGCCCCAGGAGGGGGGCCTTTTGTTTGGCCGGGTGGGGTGATGTTTTGTTTTAGTACAGATACTCTTGAGCACATGAAAGGAGGGGAGGCCTGCCCCGAAGGCCGGAATCCGGTGTGAAGGGTTGCAGGGCTAAAGGATGAGCAATCTCAGTGTCAGGGGAAGTTTATTACTCAAGATGACTCTAGTGTTCGGGTTAATCGTCGCCATTGGGTGTCTGGTATTGTCGTGGGTAAGTGAGACCCGGGCAGCCGCCGCCCTGGAGGCGGAGGCAAGGGAGGCCATGCTGAAGGTGGCGCGCCAGGTTGCCGAAACCCAGGATAGCCGCATCCAGGCTCGGTTGTATGTAGTGGAAAGTCTGGCCAATAAGAATGTAATCCGCGGCAGGTCGGGCGATCGGGAAGCTACCCTTGCAGAGAAGGTTCAGTTGCTGAATGAGGAATTAGAGAAGGCGGGTTCCCTTGGCTTTAAGCGTTTGGCCGTCTTGGACAGGGATGGTAACGCAGTTTACCAGAACGGCAGCACAGCTAACCTCGCCGACAGGGAGTACTTCCGCCGGGCCATGGAGGGTAACACCAATGTTTCCACCAGCATGGTGAGCAAGGTTGATCAGACGGTGATTTTCGGCTATGCCGCTCCCATCCGCCATTATGCTACAGGCGAAATAGTGGGCGCTGTGGCCGGTATAGTAGATGGGGCCAAATTTAGCGAACTGGTGGGAAGCGTCACCTACGGCCGTACGGGGTACGCCTTTGCCGTAGACAGCACGGGGAAGATCATAGCCCACAAGGATACCCAGAAGGCCCTGGACCAGGAGAATATCCTAGAAGAAGCCCAGTCTGATGCCTCCCTGGCCTCTCTGGCGGATGTGGTAGCCAAGATGGTGCAAGGCGAAGAAGGAGTGTCCACTTATACCCTACAGGGTCAGGAGATGATCATCGCCTACGCACCCCTCAAGACCGCCGGCTGGTCCATAGCAGTCACTGCGCCCAGGGATGAGGTGCTGGAGCGGGCGGCCAGCCTGCGACAGTCGGTACTACTCGTATCCCTTTTGGTTACCGTCCTTGCTGTGGTACTGACCTATGTGATGGCCAGAAGCATTTCCACTCCTATCGCGGATTTGGCGCAAGTGGTCACGAAGTTTGCGGAATACGACTTTAGATTTGGTGAAAAAGACAAGGCAAGTCGACACTTGAAGAGAAAAGATGAGGTCGGGCAGATTGCCAATGCCCTCGCCGGCATGCAGAGTAATTTGGTCAATTTGATTAGGGACCTCAAAACGGAGGCCCAGACCCTGTCCGGCAATTCTGCCTCCTTAAGCGCTGCCTCAGAAGAGATGGCGTCATCCTCGGACGAAGTTGCCAAGGCCATTCAGCAGGTGGCCGCCGGAGCCGGGGAACAGGCCGGGCATCTCCAGGAGATATTGGGCCTTATGGAGAACATAACTACCAACCTGGAAAGGGTTAGGACGGCGCTCGGGCGGGTTAAGGCCAACAGCGAGGACACCTCGGCGCGGGCCGGCGCCGGCAAAAAGGAGCTGGATAACCTCGTAGGTTCCATCGAGGGAGTGCGGGAAGCCTTCAAGGTGGTCGTCGAAAAGCTGGAGGTTCTCCGGGACTCCGTCGGCCAGGTGGAGGAGATTTTAGAAGTAATCAACGGAATAGCCGAACAGACCAATCTACTGGCCTTGAACGCGGCCATTGAGGCGGCCAGGGCAGGAGAAGCTGGCCGGGGCTTTGCCGTGGTGGCCGAGGAAGTGCGCAAGCTGGCCGAGCAATCCCGGGCCTCTTCGGACAAGATAAGGGAGCTCCTGGGCAGCATAACTTTACGCACCGGCGAAGTGGTCTCCACCTCCGAAAAGGTAACCTCCGAGGTGGCCAGCCAGCTGAATAACGTAGAGAACACCATCAAGGCCTTTGACGATATACTGGCGGCGGTAACGGCCATAGGGCCTTTGGTAGAAGCAACCTATAGGGAAGTGGAGGCTACAGTACAGGCCAAGGATGTGGCGCTGGAGCGGGTCCAGAGCATAAGCGCCGTGGCTGAAGAAACATCGGCGTCTGCTGAAGAGATATCTGCGTCGGCAGAAGAGCTTTCGGCCTCTACCCAGGAAATAGCCTCCAATGCCCAGCAGGTCTTAGAGGTGGCCAGGCGGCTGGAAGGGCAGGTGGAGCGTTTCCAGGTCTAAAGGGCTCGGAATTCCCGCGGAGCGGGGAGGTCAAACCAGGGGGGCGCCTGCGCGGAGTTAGTTCAATTTGCCGCGCGTCAGGGGGGAATAGGTATTTCGTGCTTCCAAGGGACGAGTAAATTGGTCCGGCCGGCTGCGGCGATCCTCACGTTCGGCGTCCTTTATCTGATAGCGCGGGCCAACTACCTCCTCTACCACGCCCTGGTGGAAATATTTAGCGTGGTGGTAGCTTTCCTGATCTTTGCCATTTCTTGGCTGGTCAGGGACCGAGAACACGACTCTTTTCCCAGCGCTATCGGCGTGGGTTACGCCTTTGTGGGGCTTCTTGACATCACCCACACCATCGCCTACCGGGGCATGGGGATCTTCGCCCAAACCGGGGCCAACCCGGCCACCCAGCTATGGATAAGTGCCAGGTGGCTGGAAGCCGTTACCCTCCTTACAGCCCCCTTCGTCCATACGATTAGAGCCCGAACCCTCCTGTGGTGGACCTATGGGGCCTTTTTCGGCCTCGTGCTGCTGGCCATATTCTGGTGGAAGGTTTTCCCCATCTGTTACGTAGAGGGTTCGGGCCTCACTACTTTTAAAATAGGGGCCGAGTACGGGGTAATCGGCGTTCTGGTTCTGACCCTTTTGGTACTGCGCAAGCATAGCCCCCAAATACCTCCCGTTTTGGTAAGGTACCTTTCTTATGCTATTGTTGCTACTATTGTCAGTGAATTTTGCTTCACCCTGTACGTCGATGTTTATGACTTAGCAAATTTTGCCGGACACCTGGTAAAAGTGGCGAGCTATTACCTGCTCTTCTGCGGGATTGTCGAGAGGTGCATTCGGGAACCCCTCGCTAACCTCTACTACAGCCTCCAGAAGGAGAACATGCGCCTAAAGCGTGAGGCTTCCCTGGACTCCCTGACGGGTCTTTTTAACCGGGGGGCCGCTCTATTGTTAATCGAGGCCAAGTTGCGGGAGAGCCGTGTTGCCCGGGAGCCCTTCAGCCTGATGATGATCGACATCGACCACTTTAAGCAGGTCAACGATACCCACGGGCACCAGATCGGTGACGCCGTCCTAAGGGAGCTGGGTAACTTGATTCTTGGCACCGTGCGGTCCGGCGAAGATATTGTAGGGAGGTACGGTGGGGAAGAATTCATTTTGGCCATGGGCAATACCGATGCCGCCCGGGCCACCGCCGTAGCCGAGCGCATACGGCAGGAGGTCGCAGAGCATATCTTCGCATCTCCCTGCGGCAAGCCCCTTAAAGTGACGGTGAGCGTGGGTGTAGTGGAGGCCAGGCGAGGAGAACCGGTAGAAGAGATTATCCGGCGCGCCGATGAAGCGCTGTATCAGGCCAAGGCCAGGGGCCGCAATCGCGCCGAAGTTATGGGATGAACCCGCGGAGGTGAAACCCTGAAGGCTTCCTCAACCCTGTGGAAATAACGGGCGCGATGGGATATAATTTGGTTATGGCGTTAACCTTCCGCAGAGGAGGGGAGTAGCTACTGGCCTTATATGCTAACCGGGCCGCGCGGGGGGCCATCATTGCGGCGGTCTACGCTGTTATCACCATCGTGTTGGCTCCCATCAGTTTCGGCATGGTGCAAGTGCGAGTTGCCGAGGCCCTCACCCTGCTGCCTATAATATTTCCCGAAGCCATATGGGGGCTTTTCCTGGGCTGTTTAATCAGCAACATCTTTGGGGGAATGGGGCCTATCGACATTTTCTTGGGCAGCCTTACTACCCTCGTGGCCGCCTGGCTTACTTATCGCTTGCGCGGTTCTCCTCTCGCCTATGTACCGCCCATAGTCCTTAACGGGCTCATCGTAGGAGCTTATTTATCGTTTTTGCTGCAAGTAAATCTATTCCTTTGCATTGTCAGTGTTTCGGCCGGGGAAGCCGTGGCGGTATTGGGTCTGGGCATCCCCCTGTTGCGCCGGCTGCGCAAGTTATACCGGCAGGAATAGGTGATCCGGGTGGCTACGGAAAAGGAAGTATATGTCCGGGACCTTT
Coding sequences:
- a CDS encoding sensor domain-containing diguanylate cyclase, which gives rise to MVRPAAAILTFGVLYLIARANYLLYHALVEIFSVVVAFLIFAISWLVRDREHDSFPSAIGVGYAFVGLLDITHTIAYRGMGIFAQTGANPATQLWISARWLEAVTLLTAPFVHTIRARTLLWWTYGAFFGLVLLAIFWWKVFPICYVEGSGLTTFKIGAEYGVIGVLVLTLLVLRKHSPQIPPVLVRYLSYAIVATIVSEFCFTLYVDVYDLANFAGHLVKVASYYLLFCGIVERCIREPLANLYYSLQKENMRLKREASLDSLTGLFNRGAALLLIEAKLRESRVAREPFSLMMIDIDHFKQVNDTHGHQIGDAVLRELGNLILGTVRSGEDIVGRYGGEEFILAMGNTDAARATAVAERIRQEVAEHIFASPCGKPLKVTVSVGVVEARRGEPVEEIIRRADEALYQAKARGRNRAEVMG
- a CDS encoding methyl-accepting chemotaxis protein; protein product: MSNLSVRGSLLLKMTLVFGLIVAIGCLVLSWVSETRAAAALEAEAREAMLKVARQVAETQDSRIQARLYVVESLANKNVIRGRSGDREATLAEKVQLLNEELEKAGSLGFKRLAVLDRDGNAVYQNGSTANLADREYFRRAMEGNTNVSTSMVSKVDQTVIFGYAAPIRHYATGEIVGAVAGIVDGAKFSELVGSVTYGRTGYAFAVDSTGKIIAHKDTQKALDQENILEEAQSDASLASLADVVAKMVQGEEGVSTYTLQGQEMIIAYAPLKTAGWSIAVTAPRDEVLERAASLRQSVLLVSLLVTVLAVVLTYVMARSISTPIADLAQVVTKFAEYDFRFGEKDKASRHLKRKDEVGQIANALAGMQSNLVNLIRDLKTEAQTLSGNSASLSAASEEMASSSDEVAKAIQQVAAGAGEQAGHLQEILGLMENITTNLERVRTALGRVKANSEDTSARAGAGKKELDNLVGSIEGVREAFKVVVEKLEVLRDSVGQVEEILEVINGIAEQTNLLALNAAIEAARAGEAGRGFAVVAEEVRKLAEQSRASSDKIRELLGSITLRTGEVVSTSEKVTSEVASQLNNVENTIKAFDDILAAVTAIGPLVEATYREVEATVQAKDVALERVQSISAVAEETSASAEEISASAEELSASTQEIASNAQQVLEVARRLEGQVERFQV
- a CDS encoding QueT transporter family protein, which gives rise to MIAAVYAVITIVLAPISFGMVQVRVAEALTLLPIIFPEAIWGLFLGCLISNIFGGMGPIDIFLGSLTTLVAAWLTYRLRGSPLAYVPPIVLNGLIVGAYLSFLLQVNLFLCIVSVSAGEAVAVLGLGIPLLRRLRKLYRQE